A region from the Diorhabda sublineata isolate icDioSubl1.1 chromosome X, icDioSubl1.1, whole genome shotgun sequence genome encodes:
- the LOC130451616 gene encoding ATP synthase subunit s, mitochondrial isoform X1 codes for MSISSAFSRCLSPIILQQNRSLFYWINLQFNALDIDRIKKLGPDRTCAEWILRNGGSVKFMNFTEYSSDYNELPPEETIVKLKEVDASNTNIMHCGFEHFKDCKYIDTLIFHKCFYVNDEALISLHYLKSSLKKLKVSSCPSVTDKGVSSLAGLKHLSSLNLCELQSVQKLDETIEKLKSSLPNCKVDCT; via the coding sequence ATGTCCATTAGCTCTGCCTTTTCAAGGTGTTTATCACCAATAATTTTACAGCAAAATAGAAGTCTTTTTTACTGGATTAATTTACAATTTAATGCTTTGGATATTGATCGTATTAAAAAACTTGGACCTGATAGAACATGTGCAGAATGGATTTTAAGGAATGGTGGTAGtgtaaaatttatgaatttcacAGAATATTCTAGTGACTATAATGAGCTACCTCCCGAAGAAACAATTGTTAAGTTGAAAGAAGTAGATGCTTCCAATACAAATATTATGCATTGTGGTTTTGAACATTTCAAGGATTGTAAATATATTGATactttaatttttcacaaatgtTTTTATGTTAATGATGAAGCCTTAATATcattacattatttgaaaagttcattaaaaaaactaaaagtcAGTAGTTGCCCAAGTGTAACTGATAAAGGAGTTTCAAGTTTAGCTGGTTTAAAACACTTATCAAGTTTGAATTTATGTGAATTGCAGTCTGTTCAAAAATTGgatgaaactattgaaaaattaaaaagtagtTTACCCAATTGTAAAGTAGATTGTACTTAG
- the LOC130451616 gene encoding probable protein BRICK1-A isoform X2: MASSNRGEAVQKQIQQDWVNREYIEIITISIKKITDFLNSFDLSCRSKLAGLNEKLTILERKIDYLEACVTKGETLT, encoded by the exons atgGCATCCTCCAATAGAGGAGAAGCtgttcaaaaacaaattcaacAGGACTGGGTAAATAgagaatatatagaaataattacTATAAGTATAAAGAAAATCACAGATTTTTTAAATTCGTTTG ATTTGTCCTGTCGATCAAAACTAGCTGGCTTAAACGAAAAACTCACCATCCTCGAAAGAAAAATTGACTATTTGGAGGCTTGT gtAACAAAAGGTGAAACACTTACATGA